From Flavobacterium alkalisoli, the proteins below share one genomic window:
- a CDS encoding phage protein Gp36 family protein produces MARFLNDTDYTAIVRNEIKAALLSNYNDAKLHTAENMAVSQIKKYIAGKHPVDKVFVNYDSNDPGATDGRDAYIVMLTIDLTLYHLYSSTAPNLIPKHRSERYGDALEWLKGVAKGDFVPDLPLYENESGDEMINIKIRSARQSEDQKW; encoded by the coding sequence ATGGCAAGATTTTTAAACGATACCGATTATACAGCAATAGTGCGTAACGAGATTAAAGCAGCACTACTAAGCAATTATAACGATGCAAAGCTTCACACGGCCGAGAACATGGCCGTGTCACAGATTAAGAAATATATAGCAGGTAAACATCCGGTTGACAAGGTATTTGTAAACTATGACTCAAACGACCCCGGAGCGACAGACGGCAGGGATGCGTACATAGTAATGCTCACTATAGACCTTACACTTTACCACCTGTACTCATCTACCGCACCTAACCTAATACCCAAACACAGGAGTGAGCGGTACGGCGATGCTCTGGAATGGTTAAAAGGTGTAGCTAAAGGCGACTTTGTGCCTGACCTGCCCTTGTACGAAAACGAGTCCGGAGACGAAATGATAAATATTAAAATCAGGAGCGCACGACAAAGTGAAGACCAAAAGTGGTAA
- a CDS encoding phage portal protein family protein, which yields MKILGREFSFGTGRKNTSAPQAAKTSGRERVSDADRRIIDKLVKQYSDRSRKDIQKWRNAIKYAEHPEKPRRDALQDLYNDLKTDGHYKAQVRMRKYATLNTDFSVKNNNGDVNEEATKFLNSAWFYDFTSKALDSILYGTTLIEFLAFSQKKAEFKLIPRRNVVPELKAVFPDLTKDDFIKYDDPYYENWLIEITDTETELGLMNDIVPNLIWKRNVSQSWAEFCEKFGLPLITATTNSTDPKVIDKVDYMLQQLGEASTGVFPIGTTIDFKESNRTDAFQVYNEFIKMNKTEISTAIVGGNMITENGSSRSQSEVHERNLDDKIAVADKRFVTFLVNDQLIPLLINQGYSIFKDGDVLEYDQSHNLELDKFWTIVNGMIEKDYEPDMDWLSKTFSVPLIGKKKSSFNTVAMHESIYQNLNLPQYPDKCCDEHMFAVNKKLQDAIKQHHDKLTQEVWENKDTLSTEAQLMADEGLAFLNGLHEGWGKRRMEAGWNEPDHLALSMMEYNLFEFAEGKTEARLATLSNLLINKDKAQIRSFDEFKAEAAKLADNFNGNWLETEYNLSVATGQTSAAYLRFLAEKDTVTSFVQYQTAGDDRVRAEHQALDGKIFSLDDKEAMRLWPPNSYGCRCEMVQYLGKTEGKVTAGNAAKKLLGDKFTDSKFDINRGDLKEVFTKAQQYAKMDGKKITKMTYEKAYNLPAFKDMKSLPKAELDKSITPDNVGELFKESVKGLMGFEDYLKRKTVLTKKNFKTHTSGKYVKADENRHQLFPLVKDVLLSPDEVWLKPQAKQTMYVRFFENFVMVVPVNAGNRYNEVGTWFKMKVGEEIIRSGILIHKNRL from the coding sequence ATGAAGATATTAGGTAGAGAGTTTTCATTCGGCACAGGCCGTAAAAACACGTCCGCACCTCAGGCAGCAAAAACAAGCGGCCGGGAACGTGTGAGCGATGCCGACAGGCGTATTATAGATAAGCTTGTAAAACAGTACTCCGACCGCTCCCGGAAAGATATACAAAAGTGGCGTAACGCTATCAAGTATGCCGAACATCCTGAGAAGCCCAGAAGGGATGCATTACAGGACTTGTACAATGACCTGAAGACAGACGGCCATTATAAAGCTCAGGTACGCATGCGTAAGTATGCTACCCTTAATACTGACTTCTCAGTAAAGAATAACAACGGAGACGTAAACGAGGAAGCCACCAAGTTCTTAAACTCGGCTTGGTTCTATGACTTTACATCCAAGGCACTGGACTCGATACTCTATGGAACCACCCTTATTGAGTTCTTAGCATTTAGTCAAAAGAAAGCGGAATTTAAGCTTATACCGAGGCGAAATGTGGTACCGGAACTCAAAGCGGTTTTTCCTGACCTTACAAAAGATGATTTCATAAAGTATGATGACCCGTATTATGAAAACTGGCTAATTGAGATTACCGACACAGAGACAGAGCTTGGCCTTATGAACGATATCGTGCCGAACCTTATCTGGAAGCGTAACGTTTCACAGTCGTGGGCAGAGTTCTGTGAGAAATTCGGTTTACCTCTTATTACGGCCACCACAAACTCAACAGACCCGAAGGTAATAGACAAGGTAGATTATATGCTTCAACAACTCGGGGAAGCTTCTACCGGGGTTTTCCCTATAGGTACCACTATCGACTTTAAGGAGTCTAACCGTACCGATGCCTTTCAGGTGTACAATGAGTTTATCAAAATGAATAAGACGGAAATCTCAACTGCTATCGTAGGAGGAAACATGATAACCGAGAACGGCTCATCACGAAGCCAGAGCGAAGTACATGAGCGTAACCTTGACGATAAGATTGCAGTAGCCGACAAGCGTTTTGTAACCTTTTTGGTAAACGATCAGTTGATTCCGCTTTTAATCAATCAGGGCTATTCGATATTTAAAGACGGAGATGTTCTTGAGTATGACCAGAGCCACAACCTTGAGCTTGATAAGTTTTGGACTATCGTGAACGGAATGATTGAAAAGGATTATGAGCCGGACATGGACTGGCTTTCTAAAACGTTTAGCGTTCCGCTTATCGGTAAAAAAAAAAGCTCCTTTAACACCGTAGCGATGCACGAGAGCATTTACCAGAACCTAAACCTGCCACAGTATCCGGATAAGTGTTGCGACGAACATATGTTTGCCGTTAACAAAAAGCTTCAGGATGCCATAAAGCAGCACCACGATAAGCTCACTCAGGAAGTATGGGAAAACAAAGACACTCTAAGCACAGAGGCGCAGCTCATGGCCGACGAAGGACTTGCATTCCTTAATGGCCTGCATGAAGGTTGGGGCAAAAGAAGAATGGAAGCCGGATGGAATGAGCCAGACCATTTAGCCCTGAGCATGATGGAGTACAACCTTTTTGAGTTTGCAGAAGGTAAGACTGAGGCAAGACTGGCCACGCTATCAAACCTGCTTATCAATAAGGACAAAGCACAGATAAGGAGCTTTGATGAATTTAAGGCAGAGGCTGCAAAGCTCGCAGACAACTTTAACGGCAACTGGCTTGAGACAGAGTATAACCTTTCGGTAGCTACCGGGCAAACGTCAGCAGCTTATTTAAGGTTCTTGGCCGAGAAGGACACGGTTACATCATTTGTACAGTATCAGACTGCCGGAGATGATAGGGTACGTGCGGAACACCAAGCCCTTGACGGTAAAATATTCTCACTGGACGACAAAGAAGCCATGAGGTTATGGCCGCCTAATAGTTACGGCTGCCGTTGTGAGATGGTACAGTACTTAGGTAAAACAGAAGGTAAAGTAACAGCCGGGAATGCTGCAAAAAAACTGTTAGGCGACAAATTTACCGACTCTAAGTTTGACATCAACCGGGGCGACCTGAAGGAGGTATTTACCAAAGCGCAGCAGTATGCTAAAATGGACGGCAAGAAGATAACTAAAATGACCTATGAGAAGGCGTACAACCTGCCTGCCTTTAAGGACATGAAGTCCCTACCTAAAGCAGAGCTTGACAAGAGCATCACGCCTGACAATGTTGGTGAACTGTTTAAAGAATCTGTAAAAGGTTTAATGGGATTTGAAGACTATTTAAAAAGGAAAACAGTACTAACCAAAAAGAACTTTAAAACTCACACTTCAGGCAAGTACGTAAAGGCAGACGAAAACAGGCATCAGCTATTCCCGCTTGTAAAGGATGTGCTTTTATCTCCGGATGAAGTGTGGTTAAAGCCACAGGCCAAACAAACAATGTATGTACGCTTCTTTGAAAACTTTGTAATGGTAGTGCCTGTAAATGCAGGTAACAGATACAACGAAGTAGGTACATGGTTTAAAATGAAGGTTGGCGAGGAGATAATCAGAAGCGGTATTTTAATACATAAAAATAGGCTTTAA
- a CDS encoding phage tail tape measure protein → MPSKLELLMELKNKLFNTKLKQVQEKLGKATDYMKGKLRSLKEYTVRSFKAMTEQMPLFGRAVELLGNPYVLLASGIVAVTGLLATGVNEAGKFNAEFLNIRQLNLDKTQEQLTNYKTLIRDSAFETGKAATDTAKAYYDIQSALGYYGKDAKEIFTQVANFSTATGADLNDSINATTKAIKAFGLGVGDTRMLLESNARAVQVGITTFKELAQVQTEYAGAAKGAGQNVDVANKIFAGFTSIAKGSAEAANMTKTAFQGLTQEATIKGLKSIGVSLYDNKGQVRDLTKVLEEVNTKFQRMTPKQIDELINKIGGPEGLRALFVKLKTGADDFFNTFNAFDASSFNLDDALKNAKGDFKTLSTIVKNKFNTVMIGLGEKILPSVAHGLEFLEKLLDKVYRNMDTIIVVVKRAALAFAVFKTTNLLVASSVGKVAMAFTGGLSNGIKAATTAMKGFNTAFKSNMVGLIASMIATLAVSISDLKFQSEEFQKFLEKEKTFDEKRAGLVKGTKLDLTKSTLASIDKRQAEELKSTAQGRIQEIDNSVSTLKATLKAGENQNAKNINSLYRQLKEEQKNPNQSFPEVQKRIKKLKFDIDQNIREITGGYTSDDLTSMRKKNEQILSNLSGRKLVADDERGSSGSSMASEQVNSVSERASQPRSITINIEALNKGGINTSKTTLANKTPEEIEEWFNEAMMRVLRGVELSYE, encoded by the coding sequence ATGCCAAGCAAATTAGAATTATTAATGGAGCTTAAAAATAAGCTCTTTAACACTAAGCTAAAACAGGTGCAGGAAAAGCTTGGAAAGGCGACCGACTACATGAAAGGCAAACTAAGGAGCCTGAAAGAGTATACGGTGCGTTCCTTTAAGGCTATGACAGAGCAAATGCCTCTTTTTGGGCGGGCGGTGGAGTTACTCGGTAATCCTTACGTCTTGCTCGCCTCCGGTATCGTGGCCGTAACCGGGTTACTCGCTACCGGAGTTAACGAAGCAGGTAAGTTTAATGCCGAGTTCCTGAACATTAGGCAGCTTAACCTCGACAAGACCCAGGAACAACTTACCAACTATAAAACCCTAATCCGGGACTCTGCATTTGAGACAGGAAAGGCTGCTACCGATACGGCAAAGGCTTATTATGATATCCAGTCGGCATTGGGCTACTATGGTAAGGATGCCAAAGAGATATTTACACAGGTGGCCAACTTTAGCACCGCTACAGGAGCCGACCTGAACGACTCTATTAATGCCACAACAAAAGCCATTAAAGCCTTTGGGCTTGGTGTGGGAGACACCCGGATGTTACTGGAGAGTAACGCACGGGCGGTACAGGTAGGTATTACCACCTTTAAGGAACTGGCTCAGGTGCAAACGGAATATGCCGGAGCTGCTAAAGGTGCAGGTCAGAATGTAGATGTGGCCAACAAAATTTTTGCCGGGTTCACATCAATTGCAAAAGGAAGTGCCGAAGCCGCTAACATGACAAAGACAGCCTTTCAGGGGCTTACTCAGGAAGCCACAATAAAAGGGCTTAAATCAATAGGCGTTAGCCTGTATGACAATAAAGGGCAGGTAAGGGATTTAACTAAGGTTCTTGAGGAGGTAAACACCAAGTTCCAACGAATGACCCCTAAACAGATTGATGAGCTTATCAATAAGATAGGAGGCCCCGAAGGGTTAAGAGCTTTATTCGTTAAACTTAAGACCGGAGCTGATGACTTCTTTAACACCTTCAACGCTTTTGATGCCTCAAGCTTTAACCTTGACGATGCACTGAAGAACGCTAAAGGAGACTTTAAAACGCTTTCAACCATCGTTAAAAACAAGTTTAACACGGTAATGATAGGCTTAGGTGAAAAGATACTTCCTTCAGTAGCTCATGGCCTTGAGTTTTTAGAAAAGTTACTGGACAAGGTTTACAGGAATATGGATACTATAATCGTGGTTGTAAAGAGAGCAGCTTTGGCGTTTGCAGTATTCAAAACCACTAACCTGCTTGTGGCCTCATCGGTAGGTAAAGTGGCAATGGCATTTACAGGGGGATTGTCAAACGGCATTAAAGCGGCCACTACAGCTATGAAAGGGTTTAATACTGCATTTAAGTCTAACATGGTGGGGCTTATAGCATCTATGATTGCCACACTTGCAGTAAGTATCTCCGACCTGAAGTTTCAGAGTGAGGAGTTTCAAAAGTTCCTTGAGAAGGAAAAGACCTTTGACGAGAAGCGTGCAGGGCTTGTTAAAGGCACAAAGCTTGATTTAACCAAGTCTACACTGGCAAGTATTGATAAACGACAGGCAGAGGAGCTTAAAAGTACTGCACAGGGAAGGATACAGGAAATTGATAATTCTGTCTCTACCTTAAAAGCCACCTTAAAGGCAGGAGAAAACCAAAATGCAAAAAATATCAACAGTCTTTATAGACAGCTGAAGGAAGAACAGAAAAACCCTAATCAGTCATTCCCTGAAGTGCAAAAAAGGATAAAGAAACTCAAGTTTGACATAGACCAAAACATTAGGGAGATTACAGGAGGTTACACTTCCGACGACCTGACCAGTATGCGCAAAAAGAACGAGCAGATCCTGTCGAACCTTTCCGGGCGCAAATTAGTGGCAGATGATGAAAGGGGTAGCAGCGGTAGCTCTATGGCCAGTGAACAGGTAAACAGTGTAAGTGAAAGAGCTTCACAACCCCGCAGTATTACTATTAATATTGAAGCTCTTAACAAAGGCGGCATTAACACCTCAAAAACCACACTGGCCAACAAAACACCGGAGGAAATTGAGGAGTGGTTTAATGAGGCTATGATGAGAGTGCTTAGAGGTGTAGAGTTAAGCTATGAGTAG
- a CDS encoding phage virion morphogenesis protein, whose protein sequence is MSSNIFIKLKKLSRIHEGFVPKAATIAVNFSKERFVQKNWVDRSREPWEPRKRKDRGSLMVRTGRLKRSIRKIRVGRTYFIIGTDVPYAQAHNDGLTINRTVTVKQHQRAVRRGRNQRKVTVQAHTRKMERTFKKRQFLGESHVLMRRIERTLENDIKAVIK, encoded by the coding sequence ATGAGTAGTAATATTTTTATCAAGCTTAAAAAGCTAAGCCGGATACATGAGGGCTTTGTCCCTAAAGCGGCCACAATAGCGGTTAACTTCAGCAAAGAACGCTTTGTTCAAAAAAACTGGGTTGACCGCAGCCGTGAGCCGTGGGAACCACGTAAGCGTAAAGACCGGGGTTCGTTAATGGTTAGAACCGGGCGGTTAAAACGTTCCATCCGTAAAATACGGGTTGGCCGCACTTACTTTATAATCGGTACCGATGTGCCTTATGCTCAGGCACATAATGACGGCCTTACCATTAACCGGACGGTTACGGTAAAGCAACACCAAAGAGCCGTAAGGAGAGGGCGCAATCAGCGTAAAGTAACCGTACAGGCACACACCCGGAAAATGGAGCGTACATTTAAAAAGAGGCAGTTTTTAGGGGAATCTCATGTACTAATGAGAAGGATTGAAAGAACACTTGAAAACGATATTAAAGCAGTTATAAAATAG
- a CDS encoding DNA translocase FtsK translates to MTKTEQIEVDDLFKDAAIIVVETGEVRPARLQMKLKIGYMRASRIVEQLRAAEIVTGEQPYCVVQIKSLDDLETHLQNL, encoded by the coding sequence ATGACAAAAACTGAACAAATTGAGGTAGATGACCTCTTTAAAGATGCAGCTATAATAGTTGTCGAAACAGGAGAAGTAAGGCCTGCAAGACTTCAAATGAAGTTAAAAATAGGCTATATGAGAGCCAGTAGGATTGTAGAACAGCTAAGAGCTGCTGAGATAGTGACGGGAGAACAGCCTTACTGTGTAGTGCAAATCAAGTCACTGGACGACTTAGAAACTCACCTGCAGAACTTGTAA
- a CDS encoding DUF3164 family protein — protein sequence MKTKVEDIEVNRAETVGSQIQQGLTNKPIDIEGLSDAELERILAYRKEQKDAENKAKKAAFEKQKEKFISDTVSQFRAASELLVKLKADTITQANELFKKMFEVNGKELKEQNTFTFKSDDGKMKVQVERQERFEFTEEAIVHINSIRDIFRAKFQDRNKGFYNLLDGILMKNSKGDYDAKLLTKARKQVNDLGDAALIEEFDKLVDCQRVTGSSTYCRAYAVDENGKWQDINVQFSSL from the coding sequence ATGAAAACAAAGGTAGAAGATATTGAGGTAAACAGAGCTGAAACGGTAGGTTCTCAGATTCAGCAAGGGTTAACAAACAAGCCTATTGACATTGAAGGATTAAGCGATGCAGAGCTTGAGCGCATACTTGCCTATCGTAAGGAGCAAAAGGATGCCGAGAACAAAGCTAAAAAGGCAGCTTTTGAGAAACAAAAGGAAAAATTTATTAGTGACACTGTGAGCCAGTTCAGGGCAGCAAGTGAGCTGCTTGTCAAGCTAAAGGCTGACACTATCACTCAGGCAAACGAGCTGTTTAAAAAGATGTTTGAGGTTAACGGTAAAGAGCTGAAGGAGCAAAACACTTTCACTTTTAAAAGTGATGACGGCAAAATGAAGGTGCAGGTAGAGCGTCAGGAACGCTTTGAGTTCACAGAGGAGGCAATTGTTCATATTAACTCTATACGAGACATATTCAGGGCGAAGTTTCAGGACAGGAATAAGGGCTTTTACAACCTTCTGGACGGCATCCTGATGAAGAACTCAAAAGGCGATTACGATGCCAAGCTCCTAACCAAAGCCCGCAAGCAGGTAAATGACTTAGGTGATGCCGCCCTGATAGAGGAGTTTGATAAGCTTGTAGACTGTCAGCGAGTTACAGGCTCATCAACTTACTGCCGAGCTTATGCGGTTGATGAAAACGGAAAGTGGCAGGATATAAACGTACAGTTTTCGAGCTTATAA
- a CDS encoding ATP-binding protein, producing the protein MTNVQKSEIVTAINREITALGSGNKVSVKCDVSNATISNMINGNWNLIKPEMWMKVAGRLNVVFSGWQIAETTNFKTIWTVLNDAKEQSLFIPISEKAGAGKSAAIEVFVKTMPGVYRIKANEWAKREFLTELTTSLGIEIPRGAVSVYKLGAKIINFFNERAFEKPLLIIDEADKLKAPALRYLIPFFNELEDKVGLVICGTENLKKEIKNGVRLNSKGYDEIDSRFGRNYVTLIGSTAKDIEMICQANGIHDKTKAQKIFKECNPLPVTIGQEGQKQILQVVQDMRRVKRVIKRELITQKA; encoded by the coding sequence ATGACAAATGTACAAAAAAGCGAGATTGTAACAGCCATAAACCGTGAAATAACAGCATTAGGAAGCGGGAACAAAGTATCTGTTAAATGCGATGTGTCAAATGCGACAATCTCCAATATGATAAACGGTAACTGGAACCTTATTAAGCCTGAAATGTGGATGAAGGTCGCAGGCCGATTAAATGTAGTTTTCTCAGGTTGGCAAATTGCCGAAACTACCAACTTTAAAACCATCTGGACAGTATTAAACGACGCTAAAGAACAAAGCCTGTTTATACCAATATCAGAAAAAGCCGGAGCGGGTAAATCTGCCGCTATTGAGGTATTTGTAAAAACTATGCCGGGCGTGTACAGAATAAAGGCAAACGAATGGGCAAAACGTGAGTTTTTAACAGAACTGACTACAAGTCTTGGGATAGAGATACCAAGAGGCGCAGTATCGGTTTACAAGTTAGGTGCTAAAATAATCAACTTCTTTAATGAGAGAGCCTTTGAAAAGCCTCTTTTAATCATAGATGAGGCCGACAAGCTTAAAGCTCCGGCACTTCGTTACCTGATACCGTTTTTTAATGAGCTTGAAGATAAGGTGGGGCTTGTAATATGTGGCACTGAGAACCTTAAAAAAGAGATTAAAAACGGCGTAAGGCTTAACTCTAAAGGCTATGACGAGATAGACAGCCGCTTTGGCCGAAACTATGTAACCCTTATAGGTTCTACAGCTAAAGATATCGAAATGATATGTCAGGCTAACGGCATACACGACAAAACTAAAGCACAAAAGATATTTAAAGAATGTAACCCTTTGCCTGTGACTATAGGACAGGAAGGTCAAAAGCAAATCTTACAGGTTGTACAGGACATGAGAAGGGTTAAGCGAGTAATAAAAAGAGAGTTAATAACCCAAAAAGCTTAG
- a CDS encoding integrase catalytic domain-containing protein, giving the protein MNFKPNDILLRKTSDGQTVWLNERLVVEVCGVTTEYLWKVRSVYRKTVQNCYQRFNILPASGKSWRWAKINSQFYYDIDYLPNRSPKFYRDLFGDKNDLVESFKNFEAQQDNQLLESYFKGYIKANEKDFLHCYIDCTKEQQKALAKACTVLEFCITYIQENEFRTANEGYKILADLIEKHELRYLPKNYRILKEKIAEVTETGAAIAEVIQLPRAGNTNALEYNDPEVLSWAMQLTAMGQNYSNDFKTRKIQDMCRLLGKKVPSRRWFGQNIYEQHNTKFLTASQRFGKGTTKASIYEGYVPLQNALFAGDCWQVDATRVNIISHKADDGAKKFLYIVAVRDVHSGDVLGYCFDYSENRWSVINALKMAVQSAGYLPYELVFDRFPGHNTDEAKRLISSLEQMAVKVTIAHNANAKASLERWFGTLQSVFMMDSQYYYGEGIKSRRTHAHRSPEYLSQLEKESNKAGFDLAAAYNEAEGIVEAYRTTPYSYYSRKNKDLNKTPKLMHDESEKPHVQWLENYQISMIFGLKKKLQIRNGFIKTEIQKTERIYQVDYEVMSNEAEVIISYDMEDLSFVYLFKSKGAFLVHLGEAQEFSKPQLYGPQAEYNKLAEAKQRLADIEARKQAELEEKTGYDDVSLIMGRFTNKQDAERAETALLLQSAQIENEGIKKAVGSTYNTTNSHEIDINSFTKNQY; this is encoded by the coding sequence ATGAACTTCAAACCAAACGACATACTTTTAAGAAAAACCTCAGATGGCCAAACTGTTTGGCTTAATGAGCGTTTAGTCGTTGAAGTTTGTGGAGTTACTACAGAGTATTTATGGAAGGTTCGCAGTGTTTATAGAAAGACGGTTCAAAACTGCTACCAACGCTTTAATATTTTGCCTGCCTCCGGTAAAAGTTGGAGATGGGCAAAAATTAACAGCCAGTTCTATTATGATATTGACTATCTGCCAAACAGAAGCCCTAAGTTTTACAGAGATTTGTTTGGAGATAAGAATGACCTTGTAGAGAGCTTTAAGAATTTTGAAGCTCAACAGGATAATCAATTACTTGAAAGCTATTTTAAAGGCTATATAAAGGCTAATGAAAAAGACTTTTTGCATTGCTATATAGATTGTACTAAAGAACAACAAAAGGCACTTGCCAAAGCTTGTACGGTTCTTGAGTTCTGTATTACCTATATTCAGGAAAACGAGTTCAGGACAGCTAATGAAGGTTACAAGATTCTTGCTGACCTTATTGAAAAACACGAGCTGCGCTACCTTCCTAAAAATTACAGGATACTTAAAGAAAAGATTGCCGAAGTAACCGAGACAGGAGCAGCTATTGCAGAAGTGATACAGCTACCACGTGCCGGGAACACCAACGCTCTTGAGTACAACGACCCGGAGGTTCTGTCTTGGGCTATGCAGCTTACAGCAATGGGGCAAAACTATTCAAACGACTTTAAAACAAGAAAAATACAGGATATGTGCCGCCTGCTTGGTAAGAAAGTGCCTTCACGCAGGTGGTTTGGCCAAAACATTTACGAGCAGCATAATACAAAGTTCCTTACCGCTTCTCAAAGGTTTGGTAAGGGTACTACAAAAGCCTCTATTTATGAGGGCTATGTACCACTACAAAACGCACTTTTTGCGGGAGATTGTTGGCAGGTAGATGCTACCCGTGTTAACATCATATCACACAAGGCAGATGACGGAGCTAAAAAGTTCCTTTACATAGTAGCTGTAAGAGATGTTCACAGCGGCGATGTACTTGGTTATTGCTTTGACTATAGCGAGAACCGTTGGAGCGTTATAAATGCCCTTAAAATGGCGGTTCAGTCTGCCGGGTATCTTCCTTACGAGTTAGTATTTGACCGTTTTCCGGGACACAATACCGATGAGGCCAAAAGACTTATAAGCTCATTAGAGCAAATGGCTGTAAAAGTTACCATTGCGCACAATGCAAATGCAAAGGCATCACTTGAGCGTTGGTTCGGAACCTTACAGTCAGTATTTATGATGGACAGCCAATACTATTACGGTGAGGGTATCAAATCAAGAAGGACGCACGCACACCGCAGCCCTGAGTACCTGTCCCAACTTGAAAAAGAAAGCAATAAGGCCGGGTTTGACCTTGCCGCAGCATATAACGAGGCTGAGGGTATTGTAGAGGCTTACAGAACCACTCCATACTCTTACTACTCCCGCAAGAATAAAGATTTGAATAAAACACCTAAGCTAATGCATGATGAGAGTGAAAAACCTCACGTACAATGGTTAGAAAACTATCAAATCTCAATGATTTTCGGTCTTAAAAAGAAACTTCAAATCCGTAATGGGTTTATTAAGACAGAAATTCAGAAAACAGAGCGCATTTACCAAGTGGATTATGAGGTAATGAGCAACGAGGCAGAGGTAATAATCAGTTACGACATGGAAGATTTAAGCTTCGTGTACCTGTTCAAATCAAAAGGGGCTTTCCTTGTGCATCTTGGCGAAGCTCAGGAGTTCAGCAAACCACAACTTTACGGCCCTCAAGCCGAATACAATAAGCTTGCAGAGGCAAAACAAAGGCTTGCAGATATTGAAGCCCGAAAACAGGCAGAACTTGAGGAGAAAACCGGATATGATGATGTGAGCCTGATTATGGGACGCTTTACAAACAAACAGGATGCCGAAAGAGCGGAGACAGCTCTACTGCTTCAATCAGCACAAATAGAAAACGAAGGTATAAAAAAAGCTGTTGGCAGCACTTACAATACAACCAACAGCCACGAGATCGATATTAATTCCTTTACTAAAAATCAATATTAA
- a CDS encoding S24 family peptidase, with translation MNEKNENVRTRIKNFVDSQGITQRDFFEKTGLSRGLLDTDKLNKDVGADKITNILVAFPELSSDWLMTGLGKMIKTKTANNLTDENSKENGKDFGSKPNMQKNLPYIIEGGDIAEMASDWNEHKKYSRETIKNLQRPDSPNLDRSKGLQVNPYILRTDRRKEMQVIPIYNMEASAGLVHLLDNPNSQNPIDYISIPNLPNCDGALFVTGDSMYPLLKSGDIVAYKNVQDIKNDIFWGEMYLVSLDMSGEELVTIKYVQKSEKAGHIKLVSQNKHHQDKEVRLSKIRALALIKASIRYNLLY, from the coding sequence ATGAACGAAAAAAACGAAAATGTTCGTACAAGAATAAAGAATTTTGTTGATAGTCAAGGGATTACGCAGAGAGATTTTTTTGAAAAAACAGGTCTTTCACGTGGTTTATTGGACACTGACAAGCTAAATAAGGACGTGGGAGCTGATAAAATTACGAATATATTAGTTGCTTTTCCTGAATTAAGCTCTGACTGGCTTATGACTGGATTGGGTAAAATGATTAAAACCAAAACAGCAAATAACCTTACCGATGAAAACAGTAAGGAAAACGGTAAGGATTTTGGCAGTAAACCAAATATGCAAAAAAACTTACCTTATATTATTGAGGGTGGAGACATCGCCGAAATGGCAAGTGACTGGAATGAGCATAAGAAGTATAGCCGGGAAACGATAAAGAACCTACAGCGGCCGGATAGCCCTAACTTAGACAGGAGTAAAGGGTTACAGGTTAATCCTTATATACTTAGGACAGACAGGAGAAAGGAGATGCAGGTAATACCTATATATAATATGGAAGCATCTGCCGGGCTTGTACACTTACTGGACAATCCTAACAGTCAAAACCCAATCGACTATATAAGCATACCTAATTTACCTAACTGTGACGGAGCTTTGTTTGTTACCGGAGATAGTATGTATCCTTTACTAAAAAGCGGCGACATAGTGGCTTATAAGAATGTACAGGATATAAAAAACGATATTTTCTGGGGAGAGATGTATCTTGTGTCGTTAGATATGAGCGGCGAGGAGCTTGTGACAATCAAGTATGTGCAGAAATCGGAGAAAGCAGGCCATATAAAGCTTGTAAGCCAAAATAAACACCATCAGGACAAAGAGGTTCGTCTAAGTAAAATAAGAGCCTTAGCACTTATTAAAGCATCAATACGATACAATCTTTTGTACTAA